TGATTGACTCTAAGAGGCAGCGTTCCCAGAACTCTACTGGAAGTTGAACTAACCTGGGGTTGACCTCTGACACTGGAATGTTCAGGCGGGCAGCAATGTCTTCAACTGTCTCATTGCCTTCAGAGATGATCCCCACACCTTTAGCGATGGCCTTAGCTGTGATCGGGTGGTCACCTGTGACCATGATGACCTACGAACAGGaagaaaatgtaagaatttgGGGGTAAATTGACACAAAAGAGGTGTCATTGGCGTCCTCCACACCTTGATTCCAGCACTCCTGCATTTGCCCACAGCGTCTGGCACGGCGGCACGAGGAGGGTCAATCATAGCCATGAGGCCGACGAAGCACAGGTTCTCTGTGGGAAAGTTCACCTCGTCTGTGTCGAATGCAAAACCCACGGGAAACTGGTCGTCGGGGAGGAGCAAGTGGCAGAAACCTGGAGGGGATAAAGGAGGCTCATTAGGAGACCTACATGTGGAACAACAAGTCTGCTTTAGAGTAATGTTCTACCAAGAACTCTCTCTCCAAGTCCTCCAAGCTCTTCATAGGCGTTCTGGAAAGCATCTTTCATCTCGTCGTCCAGAGGCTGCTCTTTTCCCTGGAGTATGATGGTGGAGCAGCGGTCCAGAATCCTCTCCGGGGCTCCTTTCATTACCAGCAGGTGCTTGGATTCTTCCGGAGTCGAGTTCTTGTGGATAGAAAGCTGCCACGCAAGAGAAGAAATGGTTCTAAGAATTAGACTTGCCGTTGTCAGAATCAGTAAAAATGTTGCAGCAAATCATCCgaacactagagggcagcagtgAGCGTGAACTGCCACAAGGAGAAATGTCTCACCTGGTATTTGTTGGTGGAGTTGAATGGGATCTCGGCAATCTTGGGGTATTTTTCCCTGATGGCGTTGACGGATCCGCAGGTCAGCTCGATACACTTGAGCAAGGCAGCTTCAGAGGCATCTCCAGCCACATTTCTCTAGATTTCAAAGTCAGACCCAACAGCTACAATGTTTATCTTTATGCCACAGATGGAGGAAAGCAACCATTTGGAGTCTAAAAGCAAACTTGGCTGTCTGAGAAAGCTCCTCAATCAATACAACCGTCTCAGCAGAACGTGTTTTCTCATTATGATAAGTGCGTATAAGGAAGGTTGGCTGCTTTTGAAGGTTCTTGTCTTCAGAAATATATTGCTAAGTACTATGAGTCAGGAGATTTACACTCAAACAGAAGGGTCTTTACCTTCAGGATGGGGACGTTTTCCTGTTCTGCCAGGAAGACAGCTCGGTTGCAGAGTCCGGCGACCCTAGACAGAGCCGCCCAGGTGGCTGAGCTCCTGTCAAAGGAGGTGCCGCTCTGGTTCTCGGTGGTGTCTGCCTCGTGGATCTGGTTGTCGAACCACATGTGGGCGACGGTCATCCTGTTCTGGGTCAGGGTGCCGGTCTTGTCGGAGCAGATAGTGGAGGTGGAGCCAAGGGTCTCCACGGCTTCCAGGTTCTTCACCAGGCAGTTCTTCTTGGCCATTCGCTTGGCAGTCAGGGTCAGACACACCTAGAAAACAAGCGAAACCTTAACTTTATTGACATTCTCACTAGTTTTCAAGGTAATACGGACTTGGAGAATGAAAAAGGAGTTGTGGAGATACTAAAACTTACAGTGACAGTAGCTAAAAGACCTTCGGGCACGTTGGCGACGATGATACCAATAAGGAAGATGACGGCTTCTAGCCACCCGTACCCAAGGATGAGAGACAGGATGAAGAAGGACACACCGAGGAAGACGGCCACACCGGTGATGATGTGGATGAAGTGCTCGATCTCAATGGCGATGGGGGTTTTTCCGCCCTCAAGGCTGGAGGCCAGGGTGGCGATACGACCCATTACGGTACGGTCTCCAGTATTGATGACCACTCCTTTGGCTGTGCCTGAAAAGACGTGTGTAGATGTGTTCAGAACCTGGATGATGGTACACATATGTATTCCCTAATCCCTATCTATGTTCACATTGCTATGTTGCCTCGGCAACACccattcaagcaaccactttcaatgaaaagtctatgtaactGGTGTTCAAAATTCTTGCGCTCATGGACTATTCCGACTCTTTGAACAAAACGTGCGacctttgtgatgtttttgttatttcgATCCTCTAATTTCATTCATATTATATCCTCGGACTAACGCGAGACAGCGAGTCATCAAACTGGTCTACGGAGagacggaagtaccgctgaagGCGTCCGTTATTCAGACACAGCTCTTGCTTCATTAAGATTATTGGGAGAATCTGAACATGTTTAccgatgcttttgtagagctctttgaaataaatcaacttgatcTCTCAATGCATATgacatttacagtcaatgctgCCATGTAGTGATGAGGCAAAAACCTTgacggtagctcctcccacatgcatgAACAGTTTTATGAACACCTTTTTGGACATGGGTCGAGTAGCGAATTTGATGTGTCAAAAGATAACAAATTTGACAAGGGAATGACGTTCGTTTGTAAATGTAGCATCAGAACGAGAGTACGGCAGTCTTTATCTTGATTAATTTTTGTTCGTACCCTCTACACAGTTGGTTGAGAAGAAAGCGATGTTCCTGGTTTCCAGAGGGTTCTCGTTGGAGAACTCAGGGGAACGAGTCTGGGGTTCGGATTCTCCGGTCAGAGAGGAGTTGTCCACCTGAAAGATTTAGATAAACAGTCAATAAACAGGCCAAAGACATCTAAAGACAAATTTCTTCCAGGCGCACACCTTGCAGCCGTGAGCAGAGACGATTCGCAGATCAGCAGGAATCCTGTCTCCTCCCTTCACCTCCACCAGGTCTCCGGCGACAACCTCCTCCGCGTTGATGCTCTTCTTCTCACCATCACGGATAACCAGGGCTTGCTACAAGATCCACCGTGCAAAACAAGGGCGTTAAGCTTTCGTTTCCATGTTCTCAGCAGCTAGGAGGTTAAAATCTAACCTGTGGAACGAGATTCTTGAAGGACTCCATGATCTTTGAGCTCTTGGCCTCTTGGTAGTAGGAAAAGCAGCCGGTAATGATGACGACAGCAGACAGCACAATCCCCAGATAGAGCTGCACACAAACAGCTTACTGTTAATttgttgtcatttattgtagtttttaaagaaataacataAGTATTATCCTTACATTGTCATTGGCTGGCTCATCTTCTGATGCAGCCTGGATACCGTAAGCAAGGAAGCAGAGGACCGCACCGATCCACAGCAGCATGGAGAAACcaccaaaaagctgcagaacgACGAGACATTAAAGCTTATTTTCCATACTTGACTGTTCATTTCAGTTGATATTGAACAGGATTTTTCACCTGTTTACAGAACTTGACCCATTCGGGGGTTGTGGGAGGGGGAGTGAGGGCGTTGGGACCGTCCCGGGCCAGGATCTCCTTTGCTCTGGAGGAGGACAGACCCTACAGGGGCAGCAGGAGAGATGCTGTTCATCGGAGggcatttttatttgataaactgCTATTACTTTATAAAAAACCAACTGTTTTTTGATTCCTTAATGGAAAGTCACAGCTATTGACACTGAATCAATCCAAACGTGAGATTATCGATGTGTACTTTAGGTAAGATGAGGTCACGTTTGCTTATCTAAATGAtacattgttttaaagaaaaaacagagatCAGATTTAACATCAGTTTGTGTTTATATGCATGCTAACACTTTAAATGTccaatttaaagtaaataatgCCAATGTGCAGTTCTTCTGTAGACATGTGGCATTTAAAAAATGCCTCTTTTGACAGTAATTTTCTCTTAACCCTTATAGtatgtttgggtcaaaatttccccattttcaagtgtgaaagcgggtcagttttgacccaccttatattgtgtttgggttaACCTAAACACACTATGAAGTGGGTCCTGTTTTCACACttaaaaatgggtcaattttgactagctttttaattgtgttcgggtcaaaattgacccatgtAAAATATTAGGAGCGAATGGAGTTTAACTCACTTTATATTGTGTTCGGATCAACACTGGCTTGTTTTCAAGTGGGAAAAAGGGCCAGTATAATttcaaacacaatataaggcACAATACGTTTTTCAAGTGTAAGAAAATGGGTGAATTTTGACCCATCTTGTATAGTGTTTGGGTCAAAGCTGACCCATCTTCTATTGTGTTCGAGTCAACTCTGGCCCGTTGTTAAGTATGAAAACAGGCCAGtgttgacccaaacacaatataaggcACAATAAGCTTTTCAACTGTGAAACTGGGTCACTTTTGACCAGtcttatattgtgtttgggtcaaaactgacctgttttcacaattaaaaatgggtcaaatttgacccgttttatattttgtttgagTCAAAATTGATCAGTTTTCACACTTTCAAATGGGTAATTTTGACCCGCCTTATATTGTGTTCTAGTCTAATCTGACCCattttcacaattaaaaatgggtcaaatttgacccgccttacattgtgtttgggtcaaaattgatcagttttcacacttaaaaatgggtcaattttaacCCACCTTATATTCTGTTAGGGTCAAATCGGACCCACCTTCTATTGCGTTCTAGTCAAAGTTGATCAGTTTTCACACctaaaaatgggtcaattttaacCCACCTTATATTTTGTTAGGGTCAAATCGGACCCACCTTATATAGTCTTCTAGTCAAATCTGGTCCATTTTCACACTTAAAAatgggtcaaatttgacccgTTTTATATTTTGCTTGAGTCAAAGTTGATCagttttcacacaaaaatgggtcatttttgacccgcCTTATATTGAGTTCGGCTCAAAATTGACCAATTTTTACACTTGAAAACAGGttaattttgacccaaacacaatataatgGGTAATTCTCTAAATTAATTTGGAAAACCtaatttttggggggtaaaaCACTAGTTTAACCTTTTAGAAGTAACATCCTTGAGGAAAATAATCTCACATCTTGTGGTTGAGGAGTTTATTTAGAGTTAAAAAAGCAACTATAGACAAAATATTGCAACTTCAATCACgtaaaataattcaatataatttaaaaaagatgaaggtTTTCTGGACAAACCAGCAGATTTACTGCAACAAAAAGGCGTTTAAAGTGCTCACCCTGTTTGCATCTGTCCCATATTTTCTGAAGAGTTCTTCCAATGTCAACTTGTGATCATCCTGTGGACAGAAAGAGGNNNNNNNNN
This Oryzias melastigma strain HK-1 linkage group LG2, ASM292280v2, whole genome shotgun sequence DNA region includes the following protein-coding sequences:
- the LOC112156657 gene encoding sodium/potassium-transporting ATPase subunit alpha-1, with translation MGLGKGKDDYQKAPTSEHHGKKSKKNKQKDMDELKKEVDLDDHKLTLEELFRKYGTDANRGLSSSRAKEILARDGPNALTPPPTTPEWVKFCKQLFGGFSMLLWIGAVLCFLAYGIQAASEDEPANDNLYLGIVLSAVVIITGCFSYYQEAKSSKIMESFKNLVPQQALVIRDGEKKSINAEEVVAGDLVEVKGGDRIPADLRIVSAHGCKVDNSSLTGESEPQTRSPEFSNENPLETRNIAFFSTNCVEGTAKGVVINTGDRTVMGRIATLASSLEGGKTPIAIEIEHFIHIITGVAVFLGVSFFILSLILGYGWLEAVIFLIGIIVANVPEGLLATVTVCLTLTAKRMAKKNCLVKNLEAVETLGSTSTICSDKTGTLTQNRMTVAHMWFDNQIHEADTTENQSGTSFDRSSATWAALSRVAGLCNRAVFLAEQENVPILKRNVAGDASEAALLKCIELTCGSVNAIREKYPKIAEIPFNSTNKYQLSIHKNSTPEESKHLLVMKGAPERILDRCSTIILQGKEQPLDDEMKDAFQNAYEELGGLGERVLGFCHLLLPDDQFPVGFAFDTDEVNFPTENLCFVGLMAMIDPPRAAVPDAVGKCRSAGIKVIMVTGDHPITAKAIAKGVGIISEGNETVEDIAARLNIPVSEVNPRDAKACVVHGGELKDMTSEQIDDILRHHTEIVFARTSPQQKLIIVEGCQRQGAIVAVTGDGVNDSPALKKADIGVAMGIAGSDVSKQAADMILLDDNFASIVTGVEEGRLIFDNLKKSIAYTLTSNIPEISPFLLFIIANIPLPLGTVTILCIDLGTDMVPAISLAYEEAESDIMKRQPRNSKTDKLVNERLISMAYGQIGMMQATAGFFSYFVILAENGFLPMDLLGIRVLWDDKSVNDLEDSYGQQWTYERRKIIEYTCHTAFFTSIVIVQWADLIICKTRRNSIIQQGMKNRILIFGLFEETALAAFLSYCPGMDAALRMYPLKPTWWFCAFPYSLLIFLYDEARRYILRRNPGGWVEMETYY